In Paenibacillus sp. G2S3, a single window of DNA contains:
- the atpE gene encoding F0F1 ATP synthase subunit C has product MEFLAAAIAVGLGALGAGLGNGMIVSRTVESIARQPEARNALQTTMFIGVGIVEVIPLAATVIAFLIMFS; this is encoded by the coding sequence ATGGAATTTTTAGCAGCAGCAATAGCGGTTGGATTGGGTGCACTTGGCGCAGGTCTTGGTAACGGTATGATCGTTAGTAGAACAGTTGAGTCTATCGCTCGTCAACCAGAAGCTCGTAACGCGCTTCAAACAACAATGTTTATCGGTGTAGGTATCGTCGAAGTTATTCCGTTGGCAGCAACAGTTATCGCATTCCTGATCATGTTTTCTTAA
- the atpB gene encoding F0F1 ATP synthase subunit A, translating to MHEMPKIFVGGIPIDISAVLMLLISCTVVFVLVMLSVRKLSVENPSKLQNFMEWVVEFVEGVISSAMDLKKGKPYISLGLTLILFIFVSNLLGLPFSVVTEAHGPVTVFGHVIEATRNLAHGDHVEILWYKSPTADINITAGLAIIVFILMNFLGIKLNGKHYFKHYIEPFPIFLPLNIIENLAKPVALAIRLFANIFAGEVLITVILKLGILSIPFLAVWQGFSIFVGALQAFIFTILTMVYIAQMTIHEEEAH from the coding sequence ATGCATGAGATGCCGAAAATCTTTGTCGGGGGAATACCGATAGATATATCAGCCGTATTGATGCTTCTGATCAGTTGTACAGTAGTATTTGTACTGGTGATGCTGTCGGTTCGTAAGCTTTCGGTTGAGAATCCATCTAAGCTTCAGAATTTTATGGAATGGGTTGTAGAATTTGTAGAGGGTGTCATAAGCAGTGCCATGGACCTGAAGAAAGGAAAACCTTACATATCTTTGGGGCTAACGTTGATTCTGTTTATCTTTGTTTCCAACCTTCTTGGATTGCCTTTCTCAGTTGTAACTGAAGCACATGGACCTGTAACCGTGTTTGGCCATGTGATTGAAGCAACCAGGAACTTGGCGCATGGTGATCATGTTGAGATCTTATGGTACAAGTCGCCGACTGCTGACATTAATATCACTGCAGGATTGGCAATTATTGTGTTTATACTGATGAACTTCTTGGGCATTAAGCTCAACGGCAAGCATTATTTCAAACACTATATTGAGCCGTTTCCAATCTTTTTGCCACTGAACATTATCGAGAACTTGGCAAAACCAGTAGCGCTGGCTATTCGTCTATTTGCTAACATTTTCGCCGGAGAAGTACTGATTACAGTCATTTTGAAACTGGGGATTCTCAGTATTCCGTTCCTGGCTGTATGGCAAGGCTTCAGTATTTTCGTCGGGGCACTACAGGCGTTTATCTTTACGATTCTGACGATGGTTTATATCGCACAGATGACGATTCACGAAGAAGAAGCACATTAA
- a CDS encoding ATP synthase subunit I: MTPMINTVTRVTLVLMAGLLMGWALHHETRDFTLGMTLGLVAGLVNFRYLAVKVRRVTQSIASNEGNAFSLGFVTRISFAILVTMFAVKIEHFSLVATVAGVFIPQLLAIPAGIYLSVKNKL, translated from the coding sequence ATGACTCCCATGATCAATACCGTCACTAGAGTTACGCTCGTCCTTATGGCAGGACTCTTAATGGGCTGGGCGCTTCATCATGAGACTAGGGATTTTACGCTGGGCATGACTCTGGGTCTGGTGGCGGGATTGGTAAACTTTCGTTATCTGGCCGTCAAGGTTCGACGGGTAACGCAGTCGATTGCGAGCAACGAAGGGAATGCCTTCAGCCTCGGTTTTGTTACACGGATTAGCTTCGCAATTTTGGTCACCATGTTCGCGGTCAAGATTGAGCATTTCTCCCTGGTAGCAACTGTTGCGGGCGTATTCATTCCTCAGCTTCTCGCCATTCCTGCGGGGATATATCTGAGTGTGAAGAACAAACTTTAA
- a CDS encoding AtpZ/AtpI family protein, whose product MKEQNSRDSLLQTALIIGSAGTILAAYIVIGFFAARWLKDLMEGPKYWLAIGTITGMILGIVNVVLLIKKFLGEQNG is encoded by the coding sequence ATGAAAGAACAGAATAGCAGGGACAGCTTGTTACAGACCGCGCTTATCATTGGAAGTGCAGGCACTATACTCGCCGCTTACATTGTTATTGGTTTTTTTGCGGCAAGGTGGCTGAAAGACCTGATGGAGGGGCCGAAATATTGGCTCGCTATTGGCACTATAACCGGAATGATTCTGGGAATTGTGAACGTCGTCCTGTTAATTAAAAAATTTTTGGGGGAGCAGAATGGATAA
- the wecB gene encoding UDP-N-acetylglucosamine 2-epimerase (non-hydrolyzing), whose amino-acid sequence MSKIKVMTIFGVRPEAIKMAPLVLELKKHPEHIESIVCVTAQHRELLDQVLEVFNITPDYDLDVMKDRQTLNEITIRVLEGLEPVLREVKPDLVLVHGDTLTTFLASYASFLQQIQVGHVEAGLRTWNKLSPYPEEMNRQLTGVLADLHFAPTDWSASNLRHENKKESSIYITGNTVTDVFQYTVQPDYRHPVLDFASGKKLILMTAHRRESQGEPHRNIFRAVKRIADEFEDVAIVYPVHPSPAVKEPAHEILGGHPRIKLIDPLDVVDLHNFYPHTHLILTDSGGLQEEAPSYGVPVLVLRDTTERPEGIDAGTLELVGTDEEKVYERTHALLTDNELYQSMSRAANPYGDGKASQRIVNAILHHFGVNKERPEEFHRMFTKNK is encoded by the coding sequence ATGTCCAAAATTAAAGTGATGACTATTTTCGGAGTGCGCCCCGAGGCGATCAAGATGGCTCCTCTAGTTCTTGAACTGAAGAAGCATCCTGAGCACATCGAGTCAATTGTATGTGTAACAGCACAGCACAGGGAGTTGCTCGATCAAGTGTTGGAAGTGTTCAATATCACTCCTGATTACGATCTGGATGTGATGAAGGACCGTCAGACGCTTAATGAGATTACTATCCGAGTGCTTGAGGGCTTGGAACCTGTACTCAGAGAGGTTAAACCTGATCTCGTATTGGTGCACGGAGACACATTAACGACGTTCCTTGCAAGCTACGCCTCTTTCCTGCAGCAAATTCAGGTTGGGCACGTAGAAGCAGGACTTCGGACATGGAACAAATTGTCTCCGTATCCTGAAGAAATGAACCGTCAGCTTACAGGTGTATTAGCAGACCTGCATTTCGCTCCAACCGATTGGTCGGCTAGTAATCTGAGACATGAGAACAAAAAAGAATCAAGTATTTATATCACAGGCAACACTGTAACCGATGTGTTTCAATATACCGTACAGCCTGATTACCGGCATCCTGTTTTGGATTTTGCTTCAGGAAAAAAACTTATTTTGATGACTGCTCACCGTAGAGAATCGCAAGGTGAACCGCATCGGAATATCTTCCGAGCTGTCAAAAGAATCGCTGATGAATTCGAAGATGTAGCCATTGTTTATCCTGTGCATCCGAGTCCTGCCGTTAAGGAACCTGCACATGAAATTTTGGGTGGACATCCAAGAATTAAGCTGATTGATCCGCTGGATGTCGTGGATTTGCATAATTTTTATCCGCATACCCACTTGATATTGACCGATTCTGGTGGTTTACAAGAGGAAGCTCCTTCATACGGAGTACCTGTACTTGTGCTTCGTGATACGACGGAGCGTCCTGAAGGGATAGACGCTGGAACGTTAGAGCTTGTGGGCACGGACGAGGAGAAGGTGTATGAACGGACACATGCTCTTTTGACTGATAATGAGCTCTATCAGTCGATGAGTCGGGCCGCCAACCCGTACGGAGATGGCAAAGCCTCCCAACGAATTGTCAATGCGATTTTGCACCATTTTGGTGTAAATAAGGAGCGTCCTGAAGAGTTTCACAGAATGTTCACAAAAAATAAATAA
- the upp gene encoding uracil phosphoribosyltransferase translates to MGKLVICDHPLIQHKLTFIRDVRTNTKDFREHVDEVATLMAYEITRDIPLETITVQTPVTETESKVISGRMLGLIPILRAGLGMLEGVLKLLPAAKVGHVGLFRDPETLQPVEYYIKLPTDVQERELIVIDPMLATGGSAIAAITSLKKRGCTQIKMMNLIAAPEGVAAVQEAHPDVDIYVAALDDHLNEHGYIVPGLGDAGDRLYGTK, encoded by the coding sequence ATGGGAAAATTGGTGATTTGCGATCATCCTTTAATTCAACACAAACTAACATTTATTCGCGATGTAAGAACAAACACGAAGGATTTCAGAGAACATGTTGACGAAGTTGCCACATTGATGGCTTATGAGATTACACGTGATATTCCTCTAGAGACTATTACGGTACAAACACCGGTCACTGAAACGGAAAGTAAAGTGATTTCAGGAAGAATGCTCGGGCTAATCCCTATTCTTCGTGCAGGTCTAGGTATGCTTGAGGGCGTCCTGAAGCTTCTCCCTGCTGCTAAAGTAGGACATGTCGGCTTGTTCCGTGATCCGGAGACGCTTCAACCGGTTGAGTATTACATCAAGCTTCCTACAGATGTACAGGAACGTGAGTTGATCGTAATTGATCCAATGCTAGCAACAGGGGGATCCGCGATTGCTGCTATTACCTCGCTGAAGAAGCGTGGCTGTACTCAAATTAAAATGATGAACCTGATTGCGGCTCCAGAGGGTGTTGCTGCAGTTCAAGAAGCTCATCCAGATGTAGATATTTACGTAGCTGCGCTTGATGATCATTTAAATGAACATGGATATATCGTTCCGGGACTTGGTGATGCTGGAGACCGTTTGTACGGAACTAAGTAG
- the glyA gene encoding serine hydroxymethyltransferase, with translation MEQLRKSDPAVLEAMDLELKRQRANIELIASENIVSEAVMEAMGSVLTNKYAEGYPGKRYYGGCEDVDIVENLARDRAKELFGAEHVNVQPHSGAQANMAVYLAALNPGDTVLGMNLAHGGHLTHGSPVNASGLLYNFVAYGVQEDTFLIDYDEVRKAAFKHRPKLIVAGASAYPRIIDFEKLGAIANDVGALFMVDMAHIAGLVAAGLHPSPVPHAHFVTTTTHKTLRGPRGGMIMCRQPWAAAIDKAVFPGSQGGPLMHVIASKAVAFGEALQPSFKTYAENVVKNAHVLAETLISEGVNIVSGGTDNHLMLLDTRNLNITGKDAEKVLDSIGITVNKNAIPFDPTSPFVTSGIRIGTPAVTSRGMDEQAMVAIGRIIANVLKNPKDEAKLAEAARQVADLTDQYPLYPELKY, from the coding sequence ATGGAACAATTACGTAAGAGTGACCCGGCAGTACTGGAAGCGATGGATTTGGAACTGAAACGTCAGCGTGCCAACATTGAGCTTATTGCCTCAGAGAATATCGTTAGCGAAGCTGTAATGGAAGCCATGGGCTCGGTGCTTACGAACAAATATGCAGAAGGCTATCCAGGTAAACGTTATTATGGTGGTTGTGAAGATGTAGATATCGTTGAGAATCTGGCTCGCGATCGTGCAAAAGAATTGTTCGGTGCTGAACATGTCAACGTACAGCCTCACTCCGGAGCCCAAGCGAATATGGCGGTATATCTGGCTGCACTTAACCCAGGCGACACTGTTCTTGGCATGAACTTGGCGCATGGTGGTCATTTAACACACGGTAGCCCAGTTAATGCTTCTGGTTTGCTGTATAACTTCGTTGCTTACGGTGTGCAAGAAGATACTTTCCTTATTGATTATGATGAAGTGCGCAAAGCAGCCTTCAAGCACCGTCCTAAGTTGATTGTTGCTGGTGCAAGTGCGTACCCACGTATTATTGATTTCGAAAAACTTGGTGCTATCGCCAATGATGTCGGCGCGTTGTTTATGGTAGATATGGCCCATATCGCAGGTCTTGTTGCTGCTGGCCTTCATCCGAGCCCAGTTCCTCATGCTCATTTTGTTACAACTACTACACATAAGACTTTACGCGGTCCTCGCGGAGGTATGATTATGTGCAGACAGCCTTGGGCTGCTGCTATCGATAAAGCTGTATTCCCTGGTTCCCAAGGCGGACCACTGATGCATGTAATTGCTTCTAAAGCTGTTGCATTTGGCGAAGCTTTACAGCCATCTTTTAAGACTTATGCTGAGAATGTAGTGAAGAATGCACATGTTCTCGCGGAAACACTGATCAGCGAAGGGGTTAACATTGTATCTGGTGGTACAGATAACCACTTGATGCTGCTTGATACGCGTAACCTGAACATTACCGGAAAAGATGCGGAAAAAGTACTAGATTCCATCGGAATCACCGTGAATAAAAACGCAATTCCGTTTGACCCTACAAGTCCTTTCGTAACAAGTGGTATTCGTATTGGTACACCTGCAGTTACTTCACGTGGTATGGACGAGCAAGCAATGGTAGCTATTGGCCGCATTATAGCTAATGTTCTGAAGAATCCGAAAGATGAAGCGAAATTGGCTGAGGCAGCTCGTCAAGTTGCTGATTTGACGGACCAGTACCCACTTTATCCAGAACTGAAATACTAA
- a CDS encoding TIGR01440 family protein — protein sequence MDKVVELSLTEATVTVLRELAEAGNLGSGKIVVVGVSTSEVAGVRIGTGGALEVAQQLLEGARLVAAEKGFQLVYQCCEHLNRALVMERSLLESLRLNEISAVPIPGAGGSMAAAAYRSMKDPVLAEMIEAHAGLDIGETLIGMHLRRVAVPFRPTLRYIGAARVNAAWTRPPLIGGERAVYSAPEQSGSQICD from the coding sequence ATGGACAAAGTTGTGGAGTTATCTTTAACTGAAGCCACTGTCACTGTGTTAAGGGAGTTGGCGGAAGCTGGTAACCTTGGGTCTGGTAAAATTGTTGTCGTTGGAGTTAGCACAAGTGAGGTTGCTGGTGTCCGGATTGGGACCGGTGGTGCGCTTGAAGTTGCACAGCAATTGCTCGAAGGGGCTCGCTTGGTCGCTGCGGAGAAAGGGTTTCAACTCGTTTATCAGTGTTGCGAGCATTTAAATCGTGCACTTGTAATGGAACGCTCTTTGCTAGAGTCGCTTAGGTTAAATGAAATTTCAGCTGTACCCATCCCAGGGGCTGGAGGTTCGATGGCTGCGGCTGCCTATCGCTCTATGAAAGATCCTGTTCTGGCGGAAATGATAGAAGCACATGCTGGTTTAGACATTGGTGAGACCCTTATCGGGATGCATTTGCGCCGGGTGGCTGTTCCTTTTCGGCCGACCTTACGGTACATTGGAGCAGCAAGGGTGAACGCAGCGTGGACCAGACCTCCGCTTATTGGCGGTGAACGTGCAGTATACAGTGCTCCAGAGCAAAGTGGTTCACAGATTTGTGATTGA
- a CDS encoding low molecular weight protein arginine phosphatase, producing MLHILFVCTGNTCRSPMAEGLLRKLSKERGIDLEVRSAGVSAISGTSISRHAAAILQEEGIDDHLESSQLTGQLVAWADLVLTLTSGHKQHLLQYFPDAVTKTYTLKEYVHNEDAVTEDIKELDSLYADAELSIALGGEPNATDLQRMIEIRQRIPSFDISDPFGGTREDYELTAAEIRTALFSLLDKLESLRHL from the coding sequence ATGCTGCATATTTTATTCGTCTGCACCGGTAATACATGCCGTAGTCCTATGGCTGAGGGGCTTTTACGAAAGCTCTCAAAGGAACGTGGAATCGACCTGGAAGTGCGGTCTGCAGGCGTATCTGCCATTTCTGGTACTTCTATATCGAGACATGCTGCGGCTATTTTGCAGGAAGAAGGCATTGATGATCATTTGGAGTCGTCACAATTAACGGGGCAATTGGTTGCTTGGGCCGATCTTGTACTGACCTTGACCAGTGGACATAAGCAGCATTTGCTGCAGTATTTTCCGGATGCCGTAACGAAAACATATACATTGAAGGAATATGTGCATAACGAAGATGCTGTGACTGAGGATATTAAAGAATTGGACAGCCTTTACGCAGATGCTGAGTTAAGCATTGCTCTAGGTGGTGAACCGAACGCAACGGATCTACAGCGAATGATTGAAATCCGCCAGCGTATCCCAAGCTTTGATATTTCCGATCCATTCGGGGGTACGCGTGAAGATTATGAGCTTACTGCAGCTGAGATTCGTACCGCGTTGTTTAGCTTATTAGATAAACTGGAATCCTTACGCCATTTGTAA
- a CDS encoding manganese efflux pump yields MGIGDIYAGWGQTVTIAIMAIALGMDAFSLGVGIGMKGIRLLHVLQMSVLIAFFHMLMPLLGLLTGSYVGHLLGQVTTYAAGGLLVLLGGHMVYNSFRPEVVGTRAMNHRTLWGMLLLSLSVSVDSFSVGVSLGMFVNGVLLTILAFGVCGGLMSIIGLLLGRHVSRGLGEYGEALGGAILLGFGLLFIF; encoded by the coding sequence ATGGGCATAGGAGATATATATGCCGGTTGGGGGCAGACAGTTACTATCGCTATAATGGCGATTGCATTAGGGATGGATGCTTTTTCGCTCGGTGTAGGCATCGGGATGAAGGGGATTCGTCTATTGCATGTTCTGCAAATGAGTGTGCTCATTGCTTTTTTTCATATGCTGATGCCTCTACTAGGTTTATTAACGGGAAGTTATGTCGGACATTTGCTAGGTCAAGTAACGACTTATGCCGCCGGAGGGCTTCTTGTGCTGTTAGGTGGACATATGGTGTATAACTCCTTTCGTCCGGAAGTGGTAGGTACACGAGCTATGAATCACCGAACCTTATGGGGAATGCTGCTTCTTTCACTCAGTGTAAGTGTGGATTCTTTTTCCGTTGGGGTATCCCTAGGGATGTTTGTGAATGGTGTGCTTCTGACCATACTAGCTTTTGGTGTTTGTGGAGGTCTGATGTCGATTATCGGTCTGCTGCTTGGGCGGCATGTCAGTCGTGGACTTGGGGAATATGGGGAAGCGCTGGGCGGAGCTATTTTATTGGGGTTTGGCTTGCTATTCATCTTTTGA
- a CDS encoding L-threonylcarbamoyladenylate synthase, giving the protein MNEPHDPLFAVQRRSGNKNETVYWELDLLEDTASASDVLQPSEENKLAIVEAATMLREGGTVAFPTETVYGLGADARNTAAVEAVFAAKGRPSDNPLIVHIADPGALDELVTEVHPSAAALMEAYWPGPLTVVLPVREGVLSPSVTAGLDTVGVRMPDHPVALALISAAGCPVAAPSANRSGRPSPTLASHVMEDLAGYIGGVLDGGAAGVGLESTVVQVQPDGMVAVLRPGGITSEQLAAVVGEGAVAAEPAAVKEFGTSAAAEALEAPATRELHGAEADSSAPRAPGMKYTHYAPRGWLGVVRGSSPQRVAEEAAGLLQAAQLSGEVTGLLLFEEHRVLYPAVPAACVLSLGSLSSPEEGARSLYAALRRFDEAGATYILAEACPYTGLGAAIMNRLMKAAGGSVIDAG; this is encoded by the coding sequence ATGAATGAACCACACGACCCTTTATTCGCCGTTCAGCGGCGGAGTGGAAATAAGAATGAGACTGTATATTGGGAACTGGATTTGCTGGAAGATACAGCTTCTGCTTCCGATGTACTTCAGCCAAGTGAAGAGAATAAGTTGGCCATAGTAGAGGCGGCAACCATGCTTCGTGAAGGTGGAACGGTCGCTTTTCCAACTGAAACGGTCTACGGGCTTGGGGCGGATGCACGGAATACAGCAGCGGTTGAGGCTGTTTTTGCGGCAAAAGGGCGACCGTCTGACAATCCCCTAATCGTGCATATTGCCGATCCAGGTGCTTTAGACGAGCTGGTTACAGAAGTTCACCCTTCGGCTGCGGCATTGATGGAAGCTTATTGGCCTGGACCGCTGACAGTTGTGCTTCCTGTTCGTGAGGGTGTTTTGTCGCCTTCTGTGACGGCAGGTCTGGACACGGTAGGTGTACGTATGCCTGATCATCCGGTAGCTTTGGCGCTGATCAGTGCAGCGGGCTGCCCCGTTGCGGCACCTAGTGCTAACCGTTCGGGTCGTCCGAGTCCGACCTTAGCTTCGCATGTGATGGAGGATTTGGCCGGATACATTGGCGGTGTTCTTGATGGCGGCGCCGCCGGAGTTGGACTGGAGTCAACCGTAGTGCAGGTGCAGCCGGATGGAATGGTTGCCGTGCTGCGCCCCGGCGGAATTACTTCAGAACAGTTGGCTGCTGTAGTGGGGGAGGGAGCCGTTGCTGCTGAGCCAGCTGCAGTTAAAGAATTTGGAACTTCTGCAGCAGCAGAAGCTCTAGAAGCTCCTGCAACTAGGGAACTTCACGGTGCAGAAGCTGACAGCTCAGCGCCGCGCGCGCCGGGCATGAAGTACACGCACTACGCGCCGCGCGGCTGGCTTGGTGTAGTACGCGGCTCTTCCCCGCAACGAGTGGCGGAAGAAGCCGCAGGTCTACTTCAGGCAGCGCAGCTGAGCGGCGAAGTGACGGGCTTGCTCCTCTTCGAGGAGCATAGGGTCCTCTATCCCGCCGTTCCAGCCGCCTGTGTTCTCTCCCTCGGCTCGTTATCCTCGCCGGAGGAAGGAGCACGCTCCCTATATGCCGCGCTGCGGCGCTTCGATGAAGCGGGAGCGACTTACATCTTGGCCGAGGCTTGTCCGTATACGGGCCTCGGCGCTGCTATTATGAACCGGCTTATGAAGGCCGCCGGTGGTTCCGTCATTGACGCCGGATAG
- the spoIIR gene encoding stage II sporulation protein R, protein MNDNHMDKRDSLRVTFKYTAILICFFMIVIMAWEGQKTDAAVAEVTIPQDSIRLRILANSDGTQDQLVKRQIRDSIVEQMNQWVTALEDPQSLEQARALIRTHLPELNALVGSELEKRGIQYSYKVELGVVPFPTKLYGGTVYPAGEYEAVRVTLGEGKGQNWWCVLFPPLCFIDAGSGDAAAPAANKGAKTVSAAGADSGVKAQPAVGTAVQADSSAGDVAAADSAEPEVRFFVWELLQNLWNWISGLWS, encoded by the coding sequence ATGAACGATAATCATATGGATAAAAGAGATTCCTTACGTGTAACTTTTAAGTATACTGCCATTTTAATTTGTTTTTTTATGATTGTTATCATGGCCTGGGAAGGTCAAAAAACCGATGCAGCAGTAGCCGAAGTAACGATTCCACAGGATTCTATCCGGCTGCGTATTTTGGCGAATTCGGACGGGACGCAAGATCAACTAGTGAAGCGGCAAATCCGCGATTCCATCGTGGAGCAAATGAACCAGTGGGTAACTGCACTTGAGGACCCGCAGAGCTTAGAGCAGGCACGTGCTTTAATTAGAACCCATCTCCCAGAGCTTAATGCACTGGTTGGATCGGAGCTAGAGAAACGTGGCATTCAATACTCCTATAAAGTGGAGCTCGGAGTGGTTCCTTTTCCGACCAAATTATACGGTGGAACAGTCTATCCGGCAGGAGAATACGAGGCTGTACGGGTAACACTGGGTGAAGGAAAGGGTCAGAACTGGTGGTGTGTACTATTTCCGCCGCTGTGCTTTATCGATGCGGGCTCCGGAGATGCAGCAGCGCCTGCTGCTAATAAAGGGGCGAAGACCGTCTCGGCTGCCGGGGCAGACAGCGGAGTTAAGGCGCAACCAGCAGTAGGAACAGCTGTACAAGCAGATTCTTCGGCAGGGGATGTTGCGGCAGCGGATTCCGCAGAACCAGAGGTGCGGTTCTTCGTTTGGGAACTGCTGCAAAACCTTTGGAACTGGATTAGCGGATTATGGTCGTAA
- a CDS encoding FtsW/RodA/SpoVE family cell cycle protein, whose protein sequence is MLEKLKKIDSVILIVLVLLMVTSVFSIYSVTNGRLVQKLDGFHLQMLKYYIVGFVAFFVLTFVDYRIFVKYALYIYIFGIGLLVSVSFFGKVKNGAQLGLEIGGLSFQPAELFKLILILLLASILVRKQGATLTFWKGVVPLALLTLLPFAIVIVQNDLGNALSYIVILIGLLWIGNIKISHALIGLLIVGGLGLAGILSYIHYHDDAVYFFEETLGRKHLVDRFDPWLVPDLASDDASYHTKNAKVAIASGGMSGEGYLQGSSVQSNRVPYTYSDAIFVQIAEEFGFVGSALLLLLFFILLHRMILIALESRERSGPFLIIGITAMLLYQILENIGAFIGLMPLTGITLPFISYGGTSLLINMACMGIVMSVHLYGRDVEDDLQLPKALAVKL, encoded by the coding sequence ATGCTTGAAAAGCTCAAGAAAATCGATAGCGTGATTCTTATTGTTCTAGTTTTGCTGATGGTCACTAGTGTTTTTTCGATATACAGCGTGACTAATGGTAGATTAGTTCAGAAACTAGATGGTTTCCATTTACAAATGCTTAAATATTATATTGTAGGATTTGTAGCTTTCTTTGTGCTCACCTTTGTGGACTATAGGATATTTGTTAAATATGCTCTTTATATTTATATCTTTGGCATAGGTCTGTTAGTATCGGTTAGTTTTTTTGGTAAAGTAAAGAATGGTGCGCAGTTGGGGCTAGAAATAGGTGGGCTTAGCTTTCAACCTGCGGAGCTTTTTAAGTTGATATTGATCCTTTTATTGGCCTCTATTCTGGTCCGTAAACAAGGAGCTACGCTAACCTTCTGGAAGGGAGTCGTCCCGCTGGCGCTTCTTACGTTGCTCCCTTTTGCTATAGTGATTGTACAGAATGACCTGGGGAATGCACTGAGTTACATCGTTATCTTGATCGGTCTTCTATGGATCGGGAATATCAAAATTTCACATGCACTCATCGGGTTATTAATAGTTGGTGGATTGGGTCTTGCCGGAATTCTGAGCTATATTCACTATCATGATGATGCGGTATATTTTTTTGAAGAGACCCTTGGCAGGAAACATTTAGTGGATCGTTTTGATCCTTGGCTCGTACCTGATTTGGCGTCAGATGATGCAAGCTATCACACGAAAAATGCTAAAGTGGCTATTGCCTCCGGAGGGATGAGCGGCGAAGGGTATTTGCAAGGAAGCTCTGTGCAGAGTAACCGTGTTCCGTATACCTATTCGGATGCCATATTCGTACAGATTGCGGAGGAGTTTGGGTTCGTAGGTTCAGCGCTGCTGCTGTTGCTTTTCTTTATTTTGCTCCATCGGATGATACTGATTGCTCTAGAGAGTAGGGAGCGCAGTGGTCCGTTTTTAATTATTGGAATTACGGCTATGCTGCTATATCAGATCTTAGAGAATATTGGAGCCTTTATCGGCCTAATGCCGCTTACGGGAATTACACTTCCGTTCATCAGTTATGGAGGTACTTCACTTTTAATCAATATGGCCTGTATGGGGATTGTGATGAGTGTACATCTTTATGGGCGGGATGTTGAGGATGATTTGCAGTTGCCTAAGGCGCTTGCTGTGAAGTTATAG